In Flammeovirgaceae bacterium, the sequence CAAATTAACCGAGGGGCACTTCGTAGCCTGCAAAAACATCATGGCCGTATGCAGCGGATTCTCTTTATCCTGGTATGATAAAATTTTTAACGGGGCATGGTCAGCTAACGCAGCGGCATGCATTTTTGCCCGTTCATACCCGCAAATCAACACATCAAATTTTACTCCCCAGCTCAGAAATTTTTCCAGTGCATCTTCAAGCGCAATCACAGTCGGGCTCCACTAAGGCAGTTGTTGCACAAGTGTAAACGGAACAGCCTGCGCATCGGCAATGACCAGGGCCGGCTCCAGATTTTCCCGTACAACATGGTGCGATGACATGGGATTCGATGTGGCTTTCAGGCGAATAAAATAACTAAATTTGCAGTCATCTGTATAAAAGTATGCTCAACGCCTCAGCCTGTTACGCCATATTTCAACAAAGCATTGACGACTATCATCTTCACGATAATGTCGATACCCCCGTCCGCAATCCGTACGCAGAAGGTTCCTTTGAATACCTGCTTTACCTGAAAAACTGGATTGACACCGTGCAGTGGCACCTGGAAGATATTATTCGGTTGCCGGATATTGATCCAAAAGCAGCCCTGCAAATTAAAAGACGGATTGATAAGTCGAACCAGGATCGGACCGATACCGTAGAGCGTATGGATGATTATTTCATGGAGCAATTTGCAGGCGTTACGTACAAGCCCACGGCACGCATTAATTCTGAAACTCCGGCCTGGCTGCTCGATCGCATGAGCATTCTGATGTTGAAGATTTATCACATGAAGGAGCAAACCGGGCGCACAGATGCCACAGCCGACCACATTGCCCGCTGCCAGCACAAACTGAACATTTTACTGGAGCAGAAAATGGACATGCACCTGGCATATGACCAACTGATAGAAGACATCCGTAATGGCAACCGGAAAATGAAAGTGTACCGCCAGATGAAAATGTACAACGATGCATCGCTTAACCCGATGCTGTACAACAAAAAATGACTAAAATTCTGATTCTTCGCTTTTCGGCCATGGGCGATGTACTGTTGCTCGTGCCGGTGCTTCGATCGCTGGTGACCGCACATACTAAGGTGGAGGTTGTTGTTGCCACCAGGCCACGTTTTGCTGCATTCTTTACGGGTATTGAGCGGGTAAAGGTTTTTGAAGCCGATGTGGACACGCGCTTTACCGGGTTTTTTGGCGTACGCAAACTTTTTTTTGCACTGCTGGTAAAAGAAGATTTTGATGTGATCATCGACATGCACGATCACTTGCGCACGCTCATCCTGCGCAACCTGTTTGCACTATTCGGAAAAAAGGTGATTGTTTTTAACAAAGGCCGAAAAGAAAAGAAAGCCTTTACCCGAAAGCAGAATAAAATAACTACACCACTGCCACACACTATTCAGCGCTATCAGGAGGCGTTTGAAAAAGCCGGTTATTCATTTCCGGTTATACCGGGCCCTTACCTGTTTACTAATGAAACGGCCCGTCAACACCTTCAGAAATGGCTGAATAAGTACGCGCTGGTAAAAAATGGCCCCTGGATTGGTCTTGCCCCATTTGCCTTGCACCAATCGAAAATATGGCCGCTGGCCAACTACCCTGGGCTGATTCAGGAACTCATCCGGAAAATAAACCCGACAATCTTTTTATTCGGTGGCGGTGATCATGAGATCAAGTACTTCCACGATTTGCAGGAACTCTTTCCGAAAAATTGCGTAACGGTTGCCGGCCAACTTAAAATGCAGCAGGAGATTGCCTTGCTTCAGCAACTGGACCTGATGGTGTGTACCGATTCGTCAAACATGCACCTGGCTACACTGGCCGGAACACCCGTACTTTCCATCTGGGGAGGCACCCATCCGGATGTCGGGTTCGGGCCGTTTGGCCAGGGGAATGAAAGCATTTTGCAGATTGACCAGAAAGAACTGCCCTGCAGGCCCTGTTCAGTTTATGGTAAAGAAAAATGCCACCGGGGCGATTTTGCCTGCTTAACCCGAATTTCTATTGAAATCGTTTCAAAACGGATTACGGAACGACTGAACTCACCGGAATAAAATATCCGAAGGAAATGATAAGCGTGGCTGAATGGATAAACTGGTCCAGGCCGATAATCAGAAAAAAAATTCTACGGTTATTCTTATACAAAGCCGTCAATCGGCTGGTCAATAAATCGGTAAGGCCGTGCAGCAAGCCGTTGATGGCAGCAAAATAAAGTGCATCCTGCCAGTGTAACAGCCATAAACAAAACACCGCAAGCACAGCGGTATAAACCAGAATATGAAATGCCAACCACTTTAAACTGCTGCTTTTATTTAGCGCCATCGCCTCGGTCTGAAACAGAAAATCAGCTACCCAATGCCCGAACAACAGTGTAACCAAGGCGCTCACCAATTAAAACGTAACGTACTTATTGATCAATTCCTTATCCAGTCCGGCAGCCCTTGCCTTTTTTGCCTGCCTGCGCAGAATGAACTCAAAAATGCTGCGCCAGCCGGGCAAGTTGCTTTCGCTGATCTCAAATAACCAGGCCAATGCCAACGGATTTCTGGGCATTCCGTTGCTGCGTACTTCGCCATCGCGAGCCAGGCCATACCCTATCTGTAATGATTGCTCAAAACCGCGGCTTGCCGGTGTTAATTCAACCCGAAATTTGCACGGTCTGCCTGAAGAATTGAAAAACCGGTGGTTCATATTCGGATGGGCTGTGGCCGACTGGCCGGCCAACAGCGTGTGTACGGTTTTTCCTACCTGCACGTTTAATTCACCTTCCAAACAATGAAATTTTTCCGCGTAGGTTTTGTGGTAATGAATGCCGACTCCGCCTTTTGGCGCCAACTCAACCTCAACAAGCGTGCGGGCACCCTTGGTTTCGGCTGCGGTTTCAAGAAAGGTTACATAATCTTTTTGAACAGGATTATAGATTTTTCTTTCCATTGCGTTTTGCTGATTACGATAATACCTCAATCACTTTGCCGGTATCAAAGCCTTCTACACTTTTAATGTAGCCTTGAACAATCTTCCACATGGGCACCGGTACATGGCCCGGGAAGAATTCAGCCAGTTGTGCTGCCGAGGCTTCGGCCAAACCGGGTGCAACCGCATTAATGCGAACATTTTTCTTTAATTCAATGGAAGATCCCAATACATACCCGTGAACAGCATTGTTAACCATACTCAGCACGGTCCCTCCGCGTACCGGGTCGCGGTACAAAATTCCGGTGGTAAGTGTAAATGACCCTCCTTCACTGATTTTGTTTTTGCCCAACATTACCAGGTTAATCTGGCCCATCATTTTACTTTTAATGCCTGTATAAAAATCTTTCTCCTTCATGGCATGAAACGGCCCGAAATAAGCTGTGCCGGCCGTACACACCACCGCATCGAACTTACCTACAAACTTATACATGGTTCGGATGGACGATGCCGAAGTAATGTTTACCTTAAGCGGCCCGCGGTTGGCACTGGCCCTTATAACTTCGTGCCGCTTTTCAAGTTCGGCAGCTACATGCGACCCAATAGTACCGGTTGAACCCACAATAATGATTCGCATAGCTCTTTGTGAATACTATCCGTTAACATAATCCTGAAGATACTGGAATACCGGGGTTAGTGCACCATTATTTGTTATGGTGGCACGTGCAATTATTCCCTCAACATCTTCTACCAGGAGCGGCTGCAGAATTTTGTCCAGCAGGTCGCGCCCGAATTCTTCCGAAGCATTGCGTGGCAACTCGCAAGGCAGGTTATCTACAGCCATAACCGTAACGTGGTGTTCGCTGCTTAGCGGAGGCTTCTCCTTTCCGGTAGCCGGGTCGTAATCATAAAGCGGCTCATCAATTGTGCTTGCCCGGAGTGTGGAAGGTATTGAGCCTTCAATGTCGCAGGTGATGTCGGCAATTACTTTAATCTTAAACTCAGGCGAAAGCATATCCTGACGTGTAAAGAGCACAGGTGCCTTCGGATTCCAGTATGCTCCGGCCAGCAGTACATCGGCTACCTTGGTAAATGAAAGAAATGTAGAGCTGTATCTTTCAGGCTGGCGGTGAAACTCATCGCGATTAAAATGTCCGCCTTCTTTACGCACATGGTAATCGGCACTGCTTAGTTGCACATATACCGGTTCATCGAAAGTCTTCGTCAGAAAATCAGCAGGACTTATTTTACGAATCCCGGCCGAGTCGAGCGTTTCCATGGCGCCTCTACCAACCCGTCCCGCACCGGTAAGCACAATTTTAACAGGCGGCAGTTTCATTTTACGCAACTCCAGTTTCAGGTCGTTTACATCAAAGCACTCGTGCGCACGCTTTAGGTTAAATTTTTTGTAACGTTTACCGTAAGTCCATAAGCCGTTATAGGCTCCTACCAGGCCGGCAAACCGGCCGAAGGCCACCAGCCTGTTGCCCAGTTTATCTTTCAGCGCCTCATAATCAATCAGGCGGATGTTTTTCTTTAAAATCTCCTGCAACAATTTGCGGTTATGCGGTTGTTTTTTGATGGTGTGCGAAAAGAACAAGTAGGTTTTGCCGGGGATTAGCTGGTCAACAGGTACCTCCTTTATCCCCATCAGGATGTCGCAATCGGCAATACGTTCAGCTACCTCCACATCCAAAGCACGATACTCCCTATCCTGAAAACAGCGGATGGGGCTTTCCTGCACTACCACCTTTACGTGCGGAAACCGCTGTTCAATCTCTTCAGCCTGAAAAGGTGTAAAGGGCACGCGTTTGTCAGGCGGAGTTTTGCCTTCGCGTATTAGTGCTACTCTGATCGATTTCATACCTGATTTTCGCTTTAAAGGTAATGAAGCTTTGCATTACCTTCGCAGCATGGACCACATTTACCTGGCTTTTGCTTGGGGCACTTACTTTTTTCTGCACAGTTACCTGGCCTCCAGCCAGGTGAAAGATTCTGTTAAGAAAACCTGGCCGCAACTGGCGGTATTGTACCGGCTGCTTTATGTTGTTGTGTCCACCACCGGGCTGGCAGGTATCGGTTGGTTGCTCACCGGCATTCCGAGCAGGTTTGATCTCGAACCTTCGCCTGCACTGCAGGTAACCGGAATTGTAGTACTACTAACGGGGGTGGTTATTATTCTTCTCTCCTTCCGGCAGTATAGTTTCACCGGCTTCATCGGCTTACGTAATGATGCACACGACACATTGCAAACCAATGGGTTGCTGAAGTACGTTCGGCACCCGATCTATGCAGGCACGGTACTTATTGTGTTGGGGTTTAGCGCGCTGTCGCCAACATCAACAGTACTGGTTTCTGTACTATGTATCTTTACTTACCTGCCTGTTGGAATTTATCTGGAAGAGAAGAAACTGATTGCGCTATATGGCCAAACGTACCGCGACTACCGCAAGTGCGTGCCGGCAGTGTTTCCAAAACTGAAATTCTGAAGTTCCGGTTCTCAGGATTTTTTATTCTTCTTACCCTTCTTCAATTCTTCGTAATCATCGCGTTCGGCAAGCTTCTTGTCCTCCACATTCTTATCCAGAAACGCATTGAGCTTTTCGATATCCATATTGGATTTGAGTTCACCAAATTGATCGACAGATAGCTCAAAGCCTTCCAGATCTTTGTGTACCCTTGGCTTTTTAGGTGCCTTTTTTGGTGGTGTGGCCTTCTTACTCATGATGCAGGTGCTTTTACCTGAAAATTAGAAAGAGCAAAACCCAATCTGTTTACGGTTTCTTCCCGGCCAATGATTTCAAGGGTCATCATCAGGTCGGGTCCGGACGAATCGCCCGTAATGGCCACGCGAAGAATTTGCATAACCTGCCCTGCTTTAATGCCCAACCCGGTAGTTACCTGTTCGATTGTTGTCTTTAATGTTTCTGCATTAAACTGATCAAGGATTTTCAATGCTGCTATCACCGCCTTAAAAAAACGGGCAGCATCTGCATTCCATTTTTTGGCAATCACGGCTGAATCGAATGTGGCCGGGGCATGGAAGAAAAATCGTCCGTGTTCGTAAAAATCTTTTGGAAATGAAACCCTATCGCGCATAGCCGTAACAATCTTTGCCGCTTTTTCAGGCGAGCAGGAAATCCCTTGCAGGGCAAGTTGCTGATTCAGGTAATCCGTAAGTTCCGCTATTGGCTTAGCTCGGATATACTGTTCATTGAACCAGGTTGCTTTTTGAATATCGAACCTCGCGCCTGCCCTGCCGATGCGCTCAATGGAAAAGGCGTTGATTAACGCTTCCATCGAAAAAATTTCCTGTTCGGTGCCCGGGTTCCAGCCCAGGAATGCCAGAAAGTTAATCAGTGCTTCAGGCAGATATCCCGCTTCGCGGAAGCCGATGGATTTTTCACCGGTATTCGGATCAGTCCAGTTCAGCGGGAAGATCGGGAAGCCCATCCGGTCGGCATCACGTTTACTGAGTTTTCCATTGCCGTCAGGCTTCAGCAGCAGGGGCAGGTGTGCAAATTGCGGCATGTTGGCCTCCCAACCGAAACTCTTGTACAGCAACACATGCAGGGGGGCCGAAGGCAGCCACTCTTCACCGCGTATTACATGCGAAATCTTCATCAGGTAATCATCAACCACATTGGCCAGGTGGTAGGTAGGCATGCCGTCTGATTTCATTAAAACCTTGTCATCCAGTTCGCTGGCCTTTACAACCACATCACCGCGGATTAAATCGTGTAACCGGATTTCACCCGTCTCAGGCACTTTCAACCGAATCACATACGGGGCTCCCGACTGAATAAGTTTTTCGGTTTCAGCTGCAGGCAGCGTAAGCGAGTTGCGCATGGTCATCCGGGTGAAGCTGCTGTACTGCTGGTGGTCTACTCCGGATTTCTTCAGCCGTTCGCGCATGACTTCCAGTTCGGCTTCCGAATCGAACGCATAGTAGGCATGCCCGGTGGCGATTAATTGATCGGCATATTTCCGGTATAATTCCTTCCGTTCCGATTGGCGGTAAGGCGCATGCGGCCCCCCAACACCTGCTCCTTCGTCAATACCAATGCCTGCCCATTTCAACGACTCGATGATGTATTCTTCAGCGCCCGGCACGTAGCGGTTCTGGTCGGTATCTTCTATCCGTAAAATCATCGTTCCACCCTGCTGGCGCGCAAACAGGTAGTTGTACAAAGCCGTGCGCACCCCGCCAATGTGTAATGCCCCTGTAGGACTTGGCGCAAACCGAACCCGTATCTTCTTCATCCCCCAAAGTTAATGGTTGCGTTCTATTTCTTCTTCAGGGGGAACTAACTAAGCTGTTTTCCGGCAATCAAATCTAATTGTCGTCCTGAGTTACGCCCAAGCGGGACGAAGGACCTTTATAATTTGAATAAGAGATGCTTCGCCTTGCCTGCAGCAGGTGCAGCTTAACAATAAAAACTTTTCTCATTATAAATGAACTTTCCAGGCAACAAGAACTGCCATTCAAAGCCTTCCAATATCTAAAATCCCGCTTACCTTTGCATCCTTTAAACACCCTTGTATGAGCGAAGAAAAGAGTTTGAACTTCCTGGAGGAAATTATTGAGAACGACCTGAAGTCCGGGAAGCACCAAACTATTATTACGCGCTTTCCGCCTGAGCCAAACGGCTACCTTCACGTGGGCCACGCCAAAAGCATTTGTCTCAATTTCGGGCTGGCAAAAAAATATGGCGGCTACACCAACCTGCGCTTTGATGATACCAACCCCGTTACCGAAGATGTGGAGTACGTGGAAAGCATTAAAGATGACATCAAATGGCTGGGTTTTGAATGGGCCAACGAATTGTACGCGTCAGACTATTTTGAGCAACTCTATGAATTTGCCGTTACGCTGATTAAGAAAGGCCTGGCGTATGTGGATGACAGCACCAGCGTAGAAATAGCCCAACAGAAGGGCACGCCCACGCAGCCCGGCACCAACAGTCCGTACCGTAACCGCAGGGTGGAAGAAAATCTGCAACTCTTTGCCGATATGCGGGCCGGAAAATACCGCGATGGCGAGAAAGTGCTGCGCGCCAAAATTGACATGACCCACCCCAATATGCACATGCGCGACCCGGTTATCTACCGGATTAAACACGCCCATCACCACCGCACAGGCGATGCCTGGTGCATTTACCCCATGTACGATTTTGCCCACGGCCAAAGCGACTCGATTGAAAAAGTAACGCACAGCATCTGCACGTTGGAGTTTGTACCTCACCGTGCACTATACGACTGGCTGATTGAGAAACTGGAAATATACCCTTCCCGGCAATACGAGTTTGCACGACTTAACATGACTTATACCGTGATGAGCAAGCGCAAACTGCTGCAACTGGTAAACGAAAAGCATGTTACCGGATGGGATGATCCCCGCATGCCCACCCTCAGCGGCATGAGGCGCAGGGGGTACACACCAGAAAGCATCCGCGATTTTTGCGACCGCATTGGAGTGGCCAAACGAGATAACCTGATTGATGTGGGCCTGCTTGAATTTTGTGTGCGCGAACACCTCAATAAAGTTGCCCTTCGCAGAATGGTTGTGTTCGATCCGGTAAAAGTCATACTCACCAACTATCCGGCCGGTCAAACCGAACAGGTGGCCAGCGAAAACAACCCGGAAGATCCTGCCGCAGGCGAGCGCCTCATTCCGTTTAGCGGAGAATTGTTTATTGAGCGTGAGGATTTTATGGAAAACCCGCCAAAAAAATATTTCCGCCTCGCCCCCGGGCAACTGGTACGCCTCAAGAGCGCTTACATCATCCGTTGCGATGAAGTGGCTAAAGATGCCAAAGGCAACATCACCGAACTGCGCTGCACGTACATACCGGAAAGCCGCAGCGGATCCGACACTTCCGGCATCAATGTTAAGGGAACCTTGCACTGGGTAAGCGCCCAACATGCCGTGCCGGTGGAAGTGCGGCTGTACGACCGCCTCTTTAAAGTTGAAGATCTTTCAGCGGCAGAAGGTGATTTTAAAGATTACATCAACCCCGATTCGCTGCAGGTTGTTCCAAACGCCTTGGCCGAGCCGGCTATAGCCGAAGTCAATCCACAAGAACACTACCAGTTTATGCGAAAAGGTTACTTCATTGCCGATGCTGATTCAAAACCCGGCAAGCCGGTGTTTAACCGAACAGTAACGCTGAAGGATATGTGGGCGAGGAGTAGCAAGACATAAGACATCAGACATAAGATATCAATCATCGCACTGACATCTTACTACTTACGTCTTGCTACTGATGTCTTACTTCACCGCGATACACGAAATCTCCACATTCACATCTTTCGGCAGGCGGCTCACTTCTACTGTTTCGCGGGCGGGCGGGTTGGTAGGAAAGTTCTTTCCGTAAACTTCATTAACAACCGGAAAGTTGTTCATGTCTTTTAAGAAAATAGTGCTCTTCACCACGTTGGAAAAATCCATGCCGGCAGCTTTCAGTATCTCACCCAGGTTTTTCATAACCTGAGCCGTTTCCTCGCTGATGTTGCCGGTTACCAGGTTACCCGAAGGTTTTTGAATGGCAATTTGCCCACTGATAAACAGCATATTGCCGACCTGGATGGCCTGGCTGTACGGGCCGATGGGCTCGGGCGCGTTGGGTGAATAAACAACCGATTTTGACATACCTATTTGTTTAACAATTATCTTTCGAATGGTTTCAAAATTAGAAACAAAATCCGGTTTATGAATATCCTTGTGGTTGGCAATACCGAAAACCTTGATGAATGCAAGGCCAAGTGGGGAGAACACAAGTACACGCTGGAAGGCGACCACCGCGAAGCCGAACGCTTTGTAGCGGGCAGCGACCTGGTGTTTGATTTCATCATTGATGAAGAACCTTTTCAAATCGAAATCTACCAGGAAAAGCCAACAACTCGTGCATTTCTGAATACTGCCAAAATTTCGCTGGCCGAACTTTCTAACCTGGCCGACCACAAAATAAAGGCCCACGTATTCGGGTTTAACGGCCTGCCCACCTTTGTTAACCGCGAAGTGCTGGAAGTATGCCTGCTTAACCCGGCACACGAAACCGAACTGAATGCAATTTGTAAAAAGTTAAACACCAACTACCTGGTGGTTGACGACCGCGTGGGCATGGTTACACCCCGCATCATCTGCATGATCATCAACGAGGCCTACTACACCGTACAGGAAGGAACAGCCACCCGCGAAGATATTGACAAGGCGATGAAACTGGGTACCAACTATCCGTACGGCCCGTTTGAATGGTGCCAGCGTATTGGCATTAAACACGTTTACGAACTGCTCGAGGCTGTATATGAGGATACTCACGATGAGCGTTACAAGATTTGCCCGCTGTTGAAGAAGGAGTACCTGATGGCGTGAGTCAATAAACCTATTACCTTCAATCCTGCATCGACATAATACCTTTATAGTTTGAAAATATCGGCTATTACATCCATAATCTCATCAATTTCACTTTGCTTCAAGCGCCCTAAAGGCTGTTTACTCAACCTGCTTTCGTCAACAGCCCGCAGTTGATCCAGACAAACTTCGCCAGTTTTGTTCTGAAAACGCACCTCCACTCTTGAGGGGTACCCGCGAATAGTCGATGTCATCGGAGCAATAATTACTGTACCCAACACAGCATTCATTTCATCCGGAGAAAGTACAACGCATGGCCTGCTCTTTTGTATTTCAAACCCGACAGTTGGGTCAAGATTAACCAGGTAAACACTATACGCTCTTACCATTCCCACTCCTTAGCATCAAAGGTATTAGCAACAAAGTCTGCCTTTTCTCTCTTTACACGTTTAAAATCAGACCACGCCTTTTTTTGCTTTTTATCTCCCGGAGTAATGATTATCACATTATTTTTTACAGTTATTTTAACCGTGTCAACAATGCCGCCCTCATCAAGAATGGCCTTGGGGAACAAGATACCTCTGGAGTTCCCGATTTTCCTTACTTTGGTTATTGTACTACCCATATCTTTCCTGTTATAACGTGAAGTTATAACATTAAGTTTACTTTGCAAAAAGAGGGTGTTTAATAGGACTTGCTGACTTTCGGCTGGGTCTTGTGAAAGACACTTCAAACTGTCGGAAAACTGAGCAGAAAGAAGAAGGAGTTATCTGGCATAATTATTCCACTGTCACACTTTTAGCCAGGTTCCTCGGCTGGTCAACATTGCAGCCGCGCATTACAGCAATGTGATACGACAATAGCTGCAGCGGAATAACCGAAACAATGGGCATTAAGGCTTCGTGAACAGCCGGCACCTCAATCACAAATTCCGACATGCCCGGGATGAGTTCATCCCCTTCAGTTACTACAGAAATCACCCGGCCCTTACGCGCCTTTACTTCCTGCACATTCGAAACTATTTTTTCATACGAACTGTCGCGCGTAGCGATAAACACTACGGGCATCTCCTCGTCAATCAGCGCAATGGGGCCGTGTTTCATTTCGGCTGCGGGGTACCCTTCGGCATGGATGTAGGAAATTTCTTTCAGCTTCAATGCGCCCTCCAGCGCCACCGGAAAGTTGCAGCCGCGACCCAGGTATAAAAAATTGGTAGCGTCTTTAAAGGTGTAGGCCAACTCTTTGATTTTATCGTTTTGCTTCAGCACCTCTTCCACTTTGGCCGGCAGGTTTTCAAGTTCTACCAGCATCTCGTGAAACTTGCGTTCGGTAATGGTGCCTTTCTTTTGAGCCACGATCAGACAAATCATGCTCAGCACCGTTAACTGAGCCGTAAAGGCTTTGGTGCTGGCCACCCCGATTTCAGGACCGGCATGCGTGTATGAGCCCGCATGCGATGCACGCGCGATGGACGAGCCCACCACATTACATACACCAATAATTATTGCGCCTTTCGCCTTGGCCAGTTCAATGGCGGCCAGCGTATCGGCTGTTTCGCCCGATTGGGATATGGCTATCACCACATCGCCTTCGCGGATGATCGGGTTGCGGTAACGAAACTCAGAAGCATACTCCACTTCTACCGGAATCCGGCAGAATTCTTCAATCATGTATTCGGCCACAAGGCCGGCATGCCACGATGTGCCGCAGGCCACAATGATGATGCGATCGGCATGAACCATTTTATTCACATACTCACGAATGCCGCCCAGCACCAGCCGGCCGGAAGATACATCCAGCCTTCCACGAAGGCAGTCTTTTATTGAACGGGGCTGTTCAAAAATTTCCTTCAGCATGAAATGCTCAAAGCCGCCTTTTTCAATGGCCTCGAGTTCCATTTCCAGTCGTTGGATGTACGGTGTGGTGGGGGCATCATCAATGGTCTTAATCCGCAGTTCACCACCGTCAATCACAGCTATTTCCTGGTCGTTCAGGTACACTACATCTTTGGTGTATTCAATAATCGGAGTAGCATCCGAAGCCATAAAAAATTCGTCTTTGCCAATACCAATCACCAGCGGACTACCCTTACGGGCCGCAATCAGCAACTCTGGATTCTCGGCCGACATCACCACGATAGCATACGCCCCGATTACCTGTGTAAGCGCAACGCGCACAGCCTCATCCAGTGAATAGTTATTGCTTTGC encodes:
- a CDS encoding type II toxin-antitoxin system PemK/MazF family toxin codes for the protein MVRAYSVYLVNLDPTVGFEIQKSRPCVVLSPDEMNAVLGTVIIAPMTSTIRGYPSRVEVRFQNKTGEVCLDQLRAVDESRLSKQPLGRLKQSEIDEIMDVIADIFKL
- a CDS encoding 3-hydroxyacyl-CoA dehydrogenase, yielding MNILVVGNTENLDECKAKWGEHKYTLEGDHREAERFVAGSDLVFDFIIDEEPFQIEIYQEKPTTRAFLNTAKISLAELSNLADHKIKAHVFGFNGLPTFVNREVLEVCLLNPAHETELNAICKKLNTNYLVVDDRVGMVTPRIICMIINEAYYTVQEGTATREDIDKAMKLGTNYPYGPFEWCQRIGIKHVYELLEAVYEDTHDERYKICPLLKKEYLMA
- a CDS encoding AbrB/MazE/SpoVT family DNA-binding domain-containing protein; the encoded protein is MGSTITKVRKIGNSRGILFPKAILDEGGIVDTVKITVKNNVIIITPGDKKQKKAWSDFKRVKREKADFVANTFDAKEWEW
- the glmS gene encoding glutamine--fructose-6-phosphate transaminase (isomerizing) translates to MCGIVAYIGHRDAQQVIIKGLKRLEYRGYDSAGIALLNNGLNVYKKKGKVSELEEYINGQPLTSHIGIGHTRWATHGEPNDTNAHPHYSASKKLAIIHNGIIENYSALKQELINKGHRFVSETDTEVLIHFIEDIQQSNNYSLDEAVRVALTQVIGAYAIVVMSAENPELLIAARKGSPLVIGIGKDEFFMASDATPIIEYTKDVVYLNDQEIAVIDGGELRIKTIDDAPTTPYIQRLEMELEAIEKGGFEHFMLKEIFEQPRSIKDCLRGRLDVSSGRLVLGGIREYVNKMVHADRIIIVACGTSWHAGLVAEYMIEEFCRIPVEVEYASEFRYRNPIIREGDVVIAISQSGETADTLAAIELAKAKGAIIIGVCNVVGSSIARASHAGSYTHAGPEIGVASTKAFTAQLTVLSMICLIVAQKKGTITERKFHEMLVELENLPAKVEEVLKQNDKIKELAYTFKDATNFLYLGRGCNFPVALEGALKLKEISYIHAEGYPAAEMKHGPIALIDEEMPVVFIATRDSSYEKIVSNVQEVKARKGRVISVVTEGDELIPGMSEFVIEVPAVHEALMPIVSVIPLQLLSYHIAVMRGCNVDQPRNLAKSVTVE